A window from Pseudomonas frederiksbergensis encodes these proteins:
- a CDS encoding methyl-accepting chemotaxis protein, which translates to MQAFLSPGIGLLGRFGFARKFQLLFLLFILPLTGSLWMIGQDYRDKLNLISGERAGVRQLLALDALDNLLAAQRDRAARWRATETNRQPTPATIAAMAAFDTVQPAVAQATMDLGNALQTEGAEGETLARFQALQSALNGLDSKSLSSVGWWPDGYDRFTNALSALQALREQIAMDNRLTLAPWLETYLLTQISTQHAPDLIERVGRLASVGQASVVSGQFTLQSRLQLRDLRSRIGDAREQLVKTASLLEARLPSALQAWAGQYHDSLKHLDAELKVLDDGVFGGSIKLKPDEFERSLDTLLADLASLRQQSLVSLDQRLDYYHGSAIRQFILVASIFGCLLLAALYLFICLQASIRRSASGITLLAEALRDGNLSLQVPVEGRDELAAISTALNVAVVQLRNSLLGVDHETLQLSNAVRTLNHHSSGALGEVEAQQLQISQIAAAATQLAATSQGVAQSCEQASGSAQHTQRIAADSSRDSLRTTASIQQLNQRLNDTAAALGRVSEQGQQIQLVVDTIRGVAEQTNLLALNAAIEAARAGEQGRGFAVVADEVRSLSQRTQSSTAQIAGTVDSLRNTVNEAVSLMEAACGQAQSDAQAVTGLGERLGEIASAVQSVTDTLAQIATAVDEQATTADEVSGNIQQVDQAAVRLLEGARAVNLAADTLSQGSKALSANTGRFQLS; encoded by the coding sequence ATGCAGGCTTTTTTATCACCGGGGATCGGGTTGCTGGGGCGTTTTGGCTTCGCACGCAAATTTCAGCTTTTGTTTCTGCTGTTTATCCTGCCGTTGACGGGCAGTCTGTGGATGATCGGTCAAGACTATCGCGACAAACTGAACCTGATCTCCGGCGAACGTGCCGGGGTTCGGCAACTGCTCGCCCTGGACGCTCTGGATAATCTGCTCGCCGCTCAGCGTGATCGCGCGGCTCGCTGGCGCGCCACGGAAACCAATCGTCAGCCGACACCCGCGACGATCGCGGCGATGGCGGCTTTCGATACGGTTCAGCCCGCCGTCGCCCAAGCCACCATGGACCTCGGCAACGCACTGCAAACCGAAGGCGCCGAGGGCGAAACCCTGGCCCGTTTTCAAGCGCTGCAAAGCGCCCTCAACGGCCTGGACTCGAAAAGCCTGAGCAGCGTCGGTTGGTGGCCGGACGGTTACGATCGTTTCACCAATGCCTTGAGCGCTCTGCAAGCCTTGCGCGAACAGATTGCCATGGACAATCGCCTGACGCTGGCGCCGTGGCTGGAAACCTATCTGCTGACGCAGATCTCCACGCAGCACGCGCCGGACCTGATCGAACGCGTCGGCCGTCTCGCCAGCGTTGGTCAGGCCTCTGTAGTGTCCGGGCAGTTCACCCTGCAAAGTCGTCTGCAACTGCGGGACTTGCGCAGCCGCATCGGTGACGCCCGGGAGCAACTGGTCAAAACCGCCAGCCTGCTCGAAGCGCGACTACCCAGCGCATTGCAGGCCTGGGCCGGGCAATACCATGACAGCCTCAAGCACCTGGATGCCGAGTTGAAAGTCCTCGATGACGGTGTGTTCGGCGGCAGCATCAAGCTCAAGCCGGACGAGTTCGAACGCAGCCTCGACACCCTGCTCGCCGACCTCGCTTCGCTGCGTCAGCAATCGTTGGTGTCGCTGGATCAACGTCTGGACTATTACCACGGCTCTGCCATCCGCCAGTTCATCCTGGTCGCGAGCATTTTTGGCTGCCTGCTGCTGGCCGCGCTGTACCTGTTCATCTGCTTGCAGGCCTCGATCCGTCGTAGCGCCAGCGGCATTACCCTGCTGGCCGAAGCCTTGCGCGACGGCAATCTGAGCCTGCAAGTACCGGTAGAAGGCCGCGACGAGCTGGCCGCCATCAGCACCGCCCTCAACGTCGCGGTGGTGCAACTGCGCAACAGCCTGCTGGGGGTTGATCATGAAACCTTGCAGCTGAGCAACGCGGTGCGCACCCTTAACCATCACTCCAGCGGCGCCTTGGGGGAAGTCGAAGCCCAGCAGTTGCAGATCAGCCAGATCGCCGCGGCAGCCACGCAATTGGCGGCGACCTCTCAAGGCGTCGCCCAGAGTTGCGAACAGGCCTCCGGCAGCGCTCAGCATACCCAGCGCATTGCCGCCGACAGCAGCCGTGACAGCCTGCGCACGACGGCGAGTATTCAGCAACTCAATCAGCGTTTGAACGATACCGCGGCAGCATTGGGCCGGGTCAGTGAGCAAGGACAGCAGATTCAGTTGGTGGTGGACACCATCCGCGGGGTTGCCGAGCAGACGAACTTGTTGGCACTTAATGCCGCCATCGAGGCCGCTCGCGCCGGTGAGCAAGGTCGTGGCTTTGCGGTGGTGGCCGATGAAGTGCGTAGCCTGTCGCAACGCACCCAGTCCTCCACCGCGCAGATTGCCGGGACTGTCGACAGCCTGCGCAACACCGTAAACGAAGCGGTGAGCCTGATGGAAGCCGCTTGCGGCCAGGCTCAGTCCGACGCCCAGGCCGTCACTGGCCTCGGCGAACGCCTGGGGGAAATCGCCAGTGCCGTGCAGAGCGTCACCGATACCCTGGCGCAGATCGCCACAGCGGTCGACGAGCAAGCGACCACCGCCGACGAGGTCAGCGGCAATATCCAGCAAGTCGATCAGGCGGCAGTACGCTTGCTCGAAGGCGCACGGGCGGTGAACCTGGCAGCGGACACCTTGAGCCAGGGCAGCAAGGCCTTGAGTGCCAATACCGGGAGATTTCAGCTCAGTTGA